The Oncorhynchus keta strain PuntledgeMale-10-30-2019 chromosome 17, Oket_V2, whole genome shotgun sequence genome has a window encoding:
- the LOC118395783 gene encoding ammonium transporter Rh type C 1-like isoform X2, with protein MGCIQSFRQCCDRPKNTNVRISLPAVCFVWQIAMIILFGIFIRYNEESDAHWIEHKTSNNISSNIENDFYFRYPSFQDVHVMIFVGFGFLMTFLKRYSFGAVGFNFLIAGFGLQWALLMQGWFHSLDPMDGKIKIGVESMINADFCVASCLIAYGAVLGKVSPVQLMVMTLFGVTLYAVEEYIILSLIHARDAGGSMVIHTFGAYYGLSISWMLYRPNLDQSKHRIGSVYHSDVFAMIGTLFLWMFWPSFNSAISDHGDGQHRAAINTYLSLAATVLTSIAISSLSQKTGKLDMVHIQNATLAGGVAVGTAAEFMLMPYGSLIVGFCCGIISTLGYIYITPFMEKYLKIHDTCGIHNLHAMPGVIGGIVGAITAAAASADVYGKEGLINTFDFHGKWKDMMPTQQGGHQAAGLCVALCFGIGGGIIVGCILRLPIWGDAPDNSCFDDDIYWELPEDEENNPPIVEYNNHMRNKAVTESNISLERRQN; from the exons ATGGGTTGTATACAAAGCTTCAGGCAATGCTGTGACCGGCCGAAAAATACCAATGTCCGAATTAGTCTTCCAGCAGTGTGTTTCGTATGGCAAATTGCCATGATCATCTTATTCGGCATTTTTATCCGTTATAACGAGGAATCCGACGCACATTGGATAGAGCATAAAACATCTAATAACATATCCAGTAACATTGAGAACGACTTCTATTTCAGATATCCAA GTTTCCAGGATGTCCATGTGATGATCTTTGTGGGCTTCGGTTTCCTCATGACCTTCCTGAAGCGCTACAGCTTCGGTGCCGTTGGCTTCAACTTCCTCATCGCCGGCTTCGGCCTTCAGTGGGCACTTCTGATGCAGGGATGGTTCCACTCTCTGGACCCAATGGACGGCAAGATCAAGATCGGCGTGGAGAG CATGATCAATGCAGATTTCTGTGTAGCCAGCTGCCTGATAGCGTACGGGGCGGTGCTAGGCAAGGTGAGCCCAGTCCAGTTGATGGTGATGACGCTTTTTGGAGTCACTCTGTATGCTGTGGAGGAGTATATCATCCTCAGCCTCATACAT GCCAGGGATGCTGGTGGCTCCATGGTGATCCACACATTTGGGGCTTATTATGGTCTGTCCATCTCATGGATGCTGTACCGGCCCAACCTGGACCAGAGCAAGCATCGGATTGGCTCCGTCTATCATTCAGACGTCTTTGCCATGATCG GAACCCTGTTCCTGTGGATGTTCTGGCCTAGTTTTAACTCGGCCATCTCGGACCACGGGGATGGGCAGCATAGAGCAGCCATCAACACCTACCTGTCCCTGGCCGCCACTGTCCTCACCTCCATAGCCATCTCCAGTCTCTCCCAGAAGACCGGCAAGCTGGACATG GTTCACATCCAGAACGCCACACTGGCCGGGGGAGTTGCCGTGGGAACGGCAGCGGAGTTCATGCTAATGCCTTATGGGTCTCTGATTGTAGGATTCTGCTGTGGCATCATCTCCACTCTGGGCTACATTTATATCACG CCATTCATGGAGAAATATCTGAAGATCCATGACACGTGTGGCATCCACAACCTCCACGCCATGCCTGGGGTCATAGGGGGCATTGTGGGCGCCATCACTGCTGCAGCCGCCAGTGCAGACGTCTATGGCAAGGAGGG GTTGATAAACACGTTCGACTTTCATGGGAAATGGAAAGATATGATGCCGACCCAGCAGGGAGGACACCAGGCAGCAGGGCTCTGTGTTGCCCTCTGCTTTGGAATCGGAGGAGGAATCATTGTTG GCTGTATCCTGAGGTTACCGATCTGGGGTGATGCTCCTGATAACAGCTGCTTTGATGATGACATCTACTGGGAG TTACCTGAGGATGAAGAGAACAATCCACCTATCGTGGAGTACAATAACCACATGCGGAACAAGGCCGT AACAGAATCAAATATATCTTTGGAGCGGAGACAGAACTGA